One Agelaius phoeniceus isolate bAgePho1 chromosome 6, bAgePho1.hap1, whole genome shotgun sequence DNA window includes the following coding sequences:
- the PSMA1 gene encoding proteasome subunit alpha type-1, whose translation MFRNQYDNDVTVWSPQGRIHQIEYAMEAVKQGSATVGLKSKTHAVLVALKRAQSELAAHQKKILYVDNHIGISIAGLTADARLLCNFMRQECLDSRFVFDRPLPVSRLVSLIGSKTQIPTQRYGRRPYGVGLLIAGYDDMGPHIFQTCPSANYFDCKAMSIGARSQSARTYLERHMTEFTDCNLNELVKHGLRALRETLPAEQDLTTKNVSIGIVGKDMEFTIYDDDDVAPFLEGLEERPQRKPVPPVEEAVEKAEEPMEH comes from the exons ATG TTTCGCAACCAGTATGACAATGATGTCACAGTTTGGAGCCCGCAG GGCCGAATTCATCAGATAGAATATGCCATGGAAGCGGTGAAACAAGGCTCAGCTACTGTGGGGCTGAAGTCAAAAACACACGCTGTCCTGGTGGCTCTCAAG AGAGCACagtctgagctggcagctcatcagaaaaaaatcctgtacGTTGACAACCATATTGGTATCTCCATTGCTGGACTCACTGCCGATGCAAGACTCTTGTG CAATTTCATGCGTCAAGAGTGTTTGGATTCTAGATTTGTGTTTGATAGACCTCTTCCAGTTTCTCGCCTAGTGTCACTAATTGGAAGCA AAACCCAGATTCCAACCCAGCGCTACGGCAGGAGGCCCTACGGAGTGGGACTGCTTATCGCAGGCTATGAT GATATGGGTCCTCACATCTTCCAGACTTGTCCCTCTGCAAACTATTTTGACTGCAAAGCAATGTCCATTGGTGCTCGCTCACAGTCAGCACGAACTTACTTGGAGAGGCACATGACTGAGTTCACTGACT GTAATCTAAATGAGCTAGTTAAACACGGACTGCGAGCCCTGAGAGAGACTCTTCCTGCTGAACAGGATCTGACCACCAAG AATGTTTCAATTGGAATTGTGGGCAAAGACATGGAGTTTACCAtctatgatgatgatgatgtagCACCATTCCTAGAAGGTCTTGAGGAGAGACCACAGAGAAAG CCGGTTCCGCCTGTTGAAGAAGCCGTGGAGAAGGCAGAGGAGCCCATGGAGCACTAG
- the COPB1 gene encoding coatomer subunit beta: MTAAENVCYTLINVPMDSEPPSEISLKNDLEKGDVKLKTEALKKVIIMILNGEKLPGLLMTIIRFVLPLQDHTIKKLLLVFWEIVPKTTPDGRLLQEMILVCDAYRKDLQHPNEFIRGSTLRFLCKLKEAELLEPLMPAIRACLEHRHSYVRRNAVLAIYTIYRNFEHLIPDAPELIHDFLVNEKDASCKRNAFMMLIHADQDRALDYLSTCIDQVQTFGDILQLVIVELIYKVCHANPSERARFIRCIYNLLQSSSPAVKYEAAGTLVTLSSAPTAIKAAAQCYIDLIIKESDNNVKLIVLDRLIELKEHPSHERVLQDLVMDILRVLSTPDLEVRKKTLQLALDLVSSRNVEELVIVLKKEVIKTNNVTEHEDTDKYRQLLVRTLHSCSVRFPDMAANVIPVLMEFLSDNNEAAAADVLEFVREAIQRFENLRPLIVEKMLEVFHAIKSVKIYRGALWILGEYCSTKEDIQSVMTEVRRSLGEIPIVESEIKKEAGELKPEEEVSVGPAQKLVTEMGTYATQSALSSSRPAKKEEDRPPLRGFLLDGDFFVAASLATTLTKIALRYVSLVQEKKKQNSFNAEAMLLMATILHLGKSSLPKKPITDDDVDRISLCLKVLSECSPLMNDIFNKECRQSLSHMLSAKLEEEKLSQKKESEKRNVTIQPDDPISFMQLTAKNEMSSKEDQFQLSLLAAMGNTQRKEAADPLASKLNKVTQLTGFSDPVYAEAYVHVNQYDIVLDVLVVNQTSDTLQNCTLELATLGDLKLVEKPSPLTLAPHDFANIKANVKVASTENGIIFGNVVYDVSGAASDRNCVVLSDIHIDIMDYIQPASCTDAEFRQMWAEFEWENKVTVNTNIIDLNEYLQHILKSTNMKCLTPEKALSGYCGFMAANLYARSIFGEDALANVSIEKPIHLGPEAPVTGHIRIRAKSQGMALSLGDKINLSQKKTSL; the protein is encoded by the exons ATGACTGCTGCAGAGAACGTGTGTTACACATTGATCAACGTTCCCATGGATTCAGAGCCGCCTTCTGAAATCAGCTTAAAAAACGACCTAG AAAAAGGAGATGTCAAGTTGAAGACAGAGGCCTTGAAGAAGGTGATCATTATGATTCTGAATGGTGAGAAGCTGCCTGGGCTCCTGATGACCATCATACGTTTTGTGCTGCCTCTCCAAGACCATACCATCAAAAAGCTGCTGCTTGTCTTTTGGGAGATCGTGCCAAAGACCACTCCAGATGgcaggctcctgcaggaaaTGATCCTCGTGTGTGATGCATACAGAAAG GATCTCCAGCACCCCAACGAGTTTATCAGAGGCTCCACCCTGCGCTTTCTGTGCAAGCTGAAGgaagctgagctgctggagcccttgATGCCGGCCATCCGCGCGTGCCTGGAGCACCGGCACAGCTACGTGCGCCGCAACGCCGTGCTGGCCATCTACACCATCTACAG GAACTTTGAACATCTTATACCTGATGCTCCTGAACTGATTCATGATTTCTTGGTGAATGAGAAAGATGCAAGCTGcaaaagaaatgcatttatgATGCTAATTCATGCAGATCAG GATCGAGCTTTGGATTATTTGAGTACCTGTATTGACCAAGTGCAGACCTTTGGTGACATACTGCAGTTGGTTATTGTTGAACTAATTTACAAG GTCTGTCACGCGAATCCCTCGGAGAGAGCTCGGTTCATTCGCTGCATCTACAACCTGCTGCAGTCCTCGAGTCCTGCAGTGAAGTATGAGGCTGCAGGTACTCTGGTTACACTCTCCAGTGCACCCACAGCAATCAAG GCTGCTGCCCAATGCTACATAGATTTGATTATTAAAGAAAGTGATAATAATGTGAAACTGATTGTCTTGGATCGGTTGATTGAGTTGAAGGAGCATCCCTCCCACGAACGAGTGTTGCAG GATCTAGTTATGGACATCCTCAGAGTGTTGAGCACCCCAGATCTAGAAGTGCGCAAAAAGACCCTTCAGCTGGCTCTCGATCttgtgtcttcaagaaatgtgGAGGAG CTTGTGATTGTTCTGAAGAAGGAAGTGATTAAAACTAATAATGTGACAGAGCATGAAGATACAGACAAGTACAGACAGCTCCTGGTTCGGACACTGCATTCCTGTAGTGTTCGCTTCCCAGACATGGCTGCAAATGTTATTCCAGTG CTGATGGAGTTCCTTAGTGACAACAACGAAGCGGCAGCTGCTGATGTCCTGGAGTTTGTGCGGGAAGCGATCCAGAGATTTGAAAACCTCAGACCTCTTATTGTTGAGAAGATGCTTGAAGTCTTTCATGCTATTAAATCTGTCAA GATTTATCGAGGAGCATTATGGATCCTTGGAGAATATTGCAGCACAAAGGAGGATATACAAAGTGTAATGACAGAGGTTCGCAGATCACTCGGAGAG ATCCCAATAGTAGAATCTGAAATCAAGAAAGAAGCTGGTGAGCTCAAACCTGAAGAAGAGGTGTCTGTGGGTCCAGCCCAAAAATTAGTGACAGAGATGGGCACTTATGCAACACAAAGTGCTCTTAGCAGTTCCCGACCTGCCAAAAAGGAAGAAGACAG ACCTCCCTTACGAGGATTCCTGCTGGATGGAGATTTCTTTGTTGCAGCTTCCCTTGCTACAACTTTAACCAAGATTGCTTTGCGTTATGTGTccctagttcaggaaaagaagaaacagaat TCCTTTAATGCTGAAGCAATGCTGCTGATGGCCACTATTCTCCACTTGGGAAAGTCTTCACTTCCCAAGAAGCCAATTACAGATGATGATGTGGATCGTATCTCGTTGTGTCTGAAAGTGTTGTCAGAATGTTCTCCTCTCATGAATGACATTTTCAACAAAGAATGCAGGCAGTCCCTCTCTCACATGCTGTCAGCCAAGCTAGAAGAGGAGAAACTTTCCCAGAAG AAAGAATCTGAGAAGAGGAATGTGACAATTCAGCCAGATGATCCCATTTCCTTCATGCAGCTTACTGCTAAAAATGAAATGAGCTCAAAAGAAGATCAGTTCCAGCTTAGCCTTCTTGCAGCAATGGGAAACACACAGAGGAAAGAAGCTGCTGATCCTCTTGCTTCCAAACTTAATAAG GTCACTCAGCTGACAGGTTTCTCAGACCCTGTGTATGCAGAAGCCTATGTCCACGTCAATCAGTACGACATCGTGCTGGATGTGCTCGTGGTCAACCAGACCAGTGACACCCTGCAGAACTGCACCCTGGAGCTGGCCACGCTGG GTGACTTGAAACTTGTGGAAAAACCATCTCCTCTGACACTTGCTCCACATGATTTTGCAAACATTAAAGCTAACGTTAAAGTCGCTTCAACAGAAAATGGAATCATTTTTGGTAATGTTG TGTACGATGTCTCTGGAGCAGCCAGCGACAGAAACTGTGTGGTTCTCAGTGACATTCACATTGACATCATGGATTACATCCAGCCTGCTTCCTGTACAGATGCTGAGTTCAGACAGATGTGGGCAGAATTTGAGTGGGAAAACAAA GTAACAGTGAATACAAATATCATTGATTTAAATGAATACTTACAGCACATACTGAAGTCAACCAATATGAAATGCCTGACTCCAGAGAAG GCCCTCTCAGGCTATTGTGGCTTCATGGCAGCCAATCTTTATGCCCGTTCCATCTTTGGGGAGGACGCCCTGGCCAACGTGAGCATTGAGAAGCCGATTCACCTGGGCCCAGAGGCGCCTGTCACGGGCCACATACGCATCCGGGCCAAGAGCCAG GGAATGGCCCTGAGCCTTGGAGATAAGATCAATCTGTCTCAGAAGAAGACAAGTTTATAA